The Natrinema pellirubrum DSM 15624 region GCCTCGTTCAAGATCATCACCGACTTGGAGCGGATCGCCGATCTGGCGACGAACCTCGGCGAGTACACCATGGACGCCGAGCAGGACCTGTTCCCCGACGTCGACGTCCAGGAGATGGGCGAACTGACCCTCGACATGCTCGAGGACGCGATGATGGCCTACGACACCGAAGACACCGACCGCTGTCGGGAACTCGCCGGCCGCGACGACGATCTCGACGAGTTCGCCGAACGGGCCAGCGAGATCGTCGTTCGCGACCTCATCGAGCGCGAACTCGACTCGACCGACGAGGTCGAGCGCATTCTGCAGGACGTCTCCCGGCTCCTGTTGACGATCCGCGACCTCGAGCGGGTCGGTGACCACACGGTCAACATCGCTGCGCGGACGCTGTACATGGTCGAGAACGACGACGAACTCATCTACTGAACGCCCCGCTCGAGAACCGAGTTACTCGGACTCGTTGTCTTCCGTCTCGTTGCTCTCGGTCTCGTTTTCCATCGACTCGTTACCGTCCGTTTCGTTGCCCTCCGTCTCGTTCCCCATCGACTCGTTGCCCTCGCTCTCGTTGTCGGCCCCGCCGTTACCGCCGCCACCGCCGCTTTCGACTTCGATATCGGCGACCATCGACGTCGGATGGACCTCACAGATGTACGTGACCATCTCGCTGCTGGCCTCGAACTCGAGCCACTGATCGTCCCCGGGTTCGGTGACCCGCTCGGTCGCGAGGTCGTCGACGACCTCGTCGTTCTCGTCGTAGATCGCGATGTTGTGTTCGGCGCCGTCGCCGGTCGTCCAGCCCATCTCGTAGGTTTCCCCCTCCTGGAGGGTGATCGTCGGGTTCTCCTCGTCGGCGATCGAGTCGGGCGCGATGCCGACCCAGCCGGCCGTCTGTCCGTCGAACTCGATCTGGGTACCGGGTTCGATCGTCTCGCCCCCACCGCCTCCGTTACCGTTGCCGTTACCGTCGTCACCGTTACCACCGCCACCACAGCCCGCAACGACTGCCGTCGAAGCCGCGACACCTGTCAACTGAAGCATTCGCCGTCGGGATAACCGATCGTCTCGTGCCATCGGGCTGACTTTGCGCTCAACGGGAATAGTCGAATACCCGTCTACTGCGTGGGACTCATATACGAGCCGGTCTGCACGAGATTCGTGGCTGTTTCCCGACTAGCTCCTGTTTGGGAGTGCTGGCTCGGGTCACTCCCCGGTCGGCGGCGACGCCCGGTCGCGCTCCGGAACGCGGGTCAGCAACTGGGCCGTGTCGACGACGTTTCGCGTCTCGAGCAGCAGTTCCGCCGCCTCCCGGACCGTAAACGCCGCCTCGAGGTCGACGCCGTGACACCGTGTGTAACACTCGAGCCAGCGGTTCATCGCGGTCTCGAGGGCGGCCAGTTCGGCCTCGGTAAACGGGACCGTGCGACCGCCGGTCCGGCCCTCGACGTAGAGCCAGACGGCTGGGCCCACGCCATTTCGAAGATAGGCGTCGGCATCGCCGGGGGCCGGAGAGCGGTTCGACGCCGTCGGAGAACGGTCGTCCCCGTCGAACGCCGCCCGCTCGCGCTCGGCCCGGCGTGCGAGCGCGGCGATCCGCGGGCCGTACCGGCTCACGTTACCCCTCCCTGTATTCGACACCCTTGCCACCGCGGGGGTGTTCCCACTCCGTGTCGGCGACGACCGCACAGGTGCCACACTCCACGCAGGGTTGGGTGTCGAGACTGACCAGCGTCTCCTCGGTGCCGTTGGTCTTGACCGCCTCCGAGCGGTAGCAGCCGCCGCCGAAGTCCTCGGCGCTGACCGGACAGGCGGTGACCGCCGCGCCGCTGGCGTCGAGGGACTGATCCAGCAACTCGATATGAGGGTTGCCCACGTCGGTGTCGTAGGTCAGGTCGCCGATCCGCTCCTCGAGCGTCGGCGGCTCGATCTCGCTCCCCCAGTGGATCGTCTTGCCGTGTTCCTCGGCGATTAGCGTCGGTAGGGAGACGTAGCCGGTCTTCGTGTCCGGCAGCATCGACACCAAGAACGGCGAGTTGTAGGCCCGCTCGAGCAGTCGGTCCGCGATCGGGTTGCCGACCGCCAGCGATCCAAGCGGCGACTCGAGGACCCGTTCGACGGCCCCGGTCACGGCCTCGCGCTCGCCGACGGCGCGGGCGAGGTCGTACCGGCGGGGCCGGAGCTTGGCCATGGTGCCGGAGTCCTCGAGCAGCTTGGTATAGCGCCGCCCGGCGGCCGCCGGGTCTGCGTTGCCCCGAGTAACGGCGAAGGCGTCGGCCGCGAGCGCGCCGGCGGTGACGGCGTGGTTCATCCCCTTGATAATCGGTCCCTGGGCCTGCATCTGGCCGGCCGCGTCGCCGACGAGGACGAGCCGGTCACGGTAGGGGCTGCGATGAGCCGCCTTCTTCGAGTCGGGGACGAGCTTCGCCGCGTACTCGCGTTCGTCGTACTCGTTGCCGAACCAGCCGGCCAGCAGTGGATGCGTGAGCAACGCGTCGAGCAGTTCGTGCGGTTCGGCCTCCCGCTCGAGGAGGCTATCGAGGTGGAAGACGGTCCCGATCGAGAGCGAATCCTCGTTGGTATACAGGAAGCCACCGCCCCGGACGTCGTCGAAGAGATCGCCGGAGAACAGGTGGGCAGCGCCCTCGTCGGAACCGATATCGAAGCGGTCGTCGATCGCGGCGGGATCGACGTCGACGACGGCCTTGACCCCCTGGAACCACTCTTCGGGCTCCTCCCAGTCCATCAGTCCAGCCTCGCGGGCGAGTTCGGAGTTGACGCCGTCGGCCGCCACGATCAGGTCGGCCGTGATCGGCTCGAGTTCGTCGCAGGTGACGCCGACGATCTCGCCGTCGTCTTCGAGCAGGCCGTTGACCCGCACGTTCGTCAGCACGCCGCCGCCGGTCTCGCTGGTCTTCTCGTGGACGCGTCGCTCGAGCCACGAGTCCATCTCCCGGCGGAGGACGGCGTCACACCAGTCGGTGTCGTGTTCGTGGAGGTCGGTCAGATCGTACGTTTTGACCTTGTTGCCGGCCACGTTGTGGATGTAGTAGTCCGTCACCGGCCGTTCGGTCGCTTCCTCGCGGAAGCCATCGAAGAGGTCCGCGAGCGTGTAGGGGGCGGACGACTCGCCGTAGAGCAGGCCGCCGGAGACGTTCTTCGAGCCCGCCTCGGTGCCGCGTTCGAGGACGAGCGTCTCGACGCCGTGGTCGGCCAGCCGCGCCGCGGCCGCGGCCCCACCGGGGCCACAGCCGACGACGATCGCCTCGTAGTGTTCGTACTCGTCAGTCATCGTCCTCACCTCCGTCGGCGACGGCTTCGGCCTCGAGCGCCGTCTCACCGGCCTCGACGGCCTCGGTCAGGCGCGGCAGGACCTCGAAGAGGTCGCCCTCGATGAAGTAGTCCGAGAAGTCCCGGATCCGGGCGTCGGTGTCGGTGTTGACGGCGACGATGGTGTCGGACTCGTCCATGCCGACCTTGTGCTGGACCGCGCCCGACACGCCGGCCGCGATGTAGACGTCGGGCGCGACGACCTGGCCGGTTTCGCCGATCTGGCGTTCCTCCGTCGCGTACCCCTCGACGTGGCCCTCGAATTCGTAGGAGGAGGTGACGATCCCCCGCGTGATGCCGAGTTCGGCGTCCTCGAAGGCGTCGACCAGCTCGAGCCCCAGTTCCATCCCGCGGGTCGGGTCGTCCGCGATCCCGCGCCCGAGACAGACCATCACGTCGTGGCCCGTGAGATCGATCCCGGCCTCGAGGCGGTCGTACTCGGTGATCTCGACGCGGAACCAGTCGTCGTCCAGTTGCATGTCGTGTTCGACGACGAGCCCGTCGCGGTCGTGGTCGGGCTCCATGGGCTCGAAGCTGCCCGGAATGACCGAACAGCCCTGTGGGTGAAACTCCCGGCCCGGGTTGTCGAGACAGAGTATCGTCGAGTACTCGAACCCCGAGAAGTCCGGCCGCTTCATGTGCAGGACTTTCTCGAAGGTCTTCTTCACGCCCGGTTCGCCGGTTTTGACCGGGTTCGAGACCTCGTTCTCCTCGATGAAGAGGTCCGAACAGTCCGAGGCCAGCCCGGAGTCGAGTTCGGCCTGGACCTTCGCCGAGAGGTCGCGCCCATTGTTCGTCGCCGGGAACAGGACGTACCGGGGCTTGTCGTAGTCGCGCCAGTCGGTACTCTCGATCGAACCCTCGCCGCGGGCCATGTGGGACGCGATCTCGGTGTAGGGCTTGTGCAGGAACCGTTCCAACCTGTGGTCGTCGTGGTAGACGGCCACGTCGGCCCCGTAGGCGATCGACTCCTCGGCGAGTCCCTCGCAGTCGTCGCCCATCAGGAACGCGACGACCCGCTCCTCGTCACCGTACTCGTCCGCGAAGTCGTCCATCAGTTCGCGGGCCTTGCCCAGCATCTCCGTCGAGACCTCGAGCAACTCGCCGCCCTGGGTCTCACAGAACACCCACATGTCGGCGTAGTCGCCGTCCGCGAGGGCCCGGACGTGTCGCTTGTCGCGGGTGGGGTGGGAGAGGCCGTCGTCTTCCTCGGCCTCGGTCTCGGGTTCGTCGGCATCCGTCTCCGCGTCGTCGGATTCGGCGTCCGACTCGTCTTCCGCCTCGACGCCGTCGCTCTCGGCTCCGATCTCCTCGAGCCGGTCGCGGATCGCTTCGCGGGCCGTGTCGCGATCCTGGCCAGCCCGCTCGGCCTCGAGGATCGCCCGCAGTTCGTCCGCGTCGTCGACGGTCTCGAGTTCGTCGGTCAGTTCCGCTACCGTGTGGTCGTCCGGATCGATGGCCGGCATCTCAATCACCCGCCTCCGCGGCGTAGGGTTGTATCTCCTCGAGTACCTCGCCCATGCCGTCGCCGGCGTCGGGATCGATCATCGTCGCCTCGCGCTCCGAGGGCGCTTTGGGGATCGGATCCACCGAGGAGACGATCGTCGGCGAGCCGTCGAGCCCGATGTAGTCGGGGTCGAGATTCAGATCGGCGTGGTCCCACGTCGTCAGGTACTCCTCGTGGTCGGCGGCCCGCTCCTCGGTCTCGGCCCGGAGCCGCTTGCGGGTCAACCGCTGGGACGCCGTCCGGTAGGTCGGCTCGAACTCGGGATCGGTGACGACGAAACACGGCAGGGGCGCTTCGACCGTCTCGATCTCGTCGACGTCTCCCTCGACGAGCCGCTTGGCTCGCAGGGTCCGCTCGTCGGGATCGATATCGAGCGCGACGACGTGGGTGACGATCGGCCAGTCCATCGCCCAGCAGGTCTGTGGGCCGGTCTGGCCGGTCTCCCCGTCGGCCGTCTTGAACCCCGCGAAGACGATGTCGATGTCGGCGACTTCCTCCTGGTAGGTCTCGAGGCCGGCCGAGAGCGTGATCGCCGTCGCCCACGTGTCGGAGGCTGCAAGCTCACGGTCGGACAGCAGGTAGCTGTCGTCGGTGTAGACCGTCTCCATCGCCCCCTGCAGGACCTCTGCATACCCCGGCGGTCCCATGCTCATCCCGCTGACGTGGCCGCCGTGGCGGATCTTCGTCTGGAGCGCGGCCTGCAGTGCGAACTCGTCGTTGGGGTTCATCACCGTCGGCGTCTTTCCTCGCTCTAAGTGGCCCTCCTCGTCGAACGAGACGGCCCCCTCGGAGAAGTCGGGGACGCCTTTCGTCAGTACGATCGATCGCATGAATACCCCCGTCGGTATATGACCATTGTTGACATGGCTGTGGCCTTCTATCATAGTATCAGTATTAAGAATAGGGGTGAAAATCGCCGATAGAGAGCGCTGATCGGCGGGTCGGCGCTGTCGGCCGCCCTTCGAGACGCTCCGAGGTTCCGTCCGTAGCGTCCGCTCGAGCGGAGACAATCAGTACTGCGAGGAGCGATCGGCCGTCCGCTTCATTCGCGATCGCGCTCGGTCGTCCGCATCGTGATCTCGCCGTCAGCGCGGATCGTCCCGTCGATCTCGGCGTCGGGGCCGAGTTCGAGGTCCGCACAGACGACGTCACCGAGGACCCGCGCGTCGGCGGCGACATCGACGTCGCCCTCGCGCGTGGTCACGTCGCCGTGGATGCGGGTCCCCTCGCCGACGGTGATGTCGCCGCGCGCACGGAGGCTCCCGAAAATGTTGCAGTCCGCGCCGACGGCGATCCGTTCGGCACGGACGTTGCCATGGAGTCGGCAGTCGTCGCCGATCGTCGCGGGTGTCGAGACGCGCCAGGCGTCGTCGCCGACGGTCGCGTTCCGGGGGATCACCAGCGGTTCGGCCTCGGAGTCGCCGTCGTCGTCCTCGACGAGTTCGGACACGAGCCGCTGGGCGGTGTCTTCCTCGCCGATCAACAGCAAGTGCTTGAGATAGACGAACAGGAAGACGATCGTCGGCATCGGGTTCCGGATGACGATCCAGCCGTTGGCTTCGAACCCCTCGTCGATCTCAACGTCGTCGCCGATGTCGAGATCGCCGGCGACTTTGAGCCTGCCGCC contains the following coding sequences:
- a CDS encoding electron transfer flavoprotein subunit alpha/FixB family protein — protein: MPAIDPDDHTVAELTDELETVDDADELRAILEAERAGQDRDTAREAIRDRLEEIGAESDGVEAEDESDAESDDAETDADEPETEAEEDDGLSHPTRDKRHVRALADGDYADMWVFCETQGGELLEVSTEMLGKARELMDDFADEYGDEERVVAFLMGDDCEGLAEESIAYGADVAVYHDDHRLERFLHKPYTEIASHMARGEGSIESTDWRDYDKPRYVLFPATNNGRDLSAKVQAELDSGLASDCSDLFIEENEVSNPVKTGEPGVKKTFEKVLHMKRPDFSGFEYSTILCLDNPGREFHPQGCSVIPGSFEPMEPDHDRDGLVVEHDMQLDDDWFRVEITEYDRLEAGIDLTGHDVMVCLGRGIADDPTRGMELGLELVDAFEDAELGITRGIVTSSYEFEGHVEGYATEERQIGETGQVVAPDVYIAAGVSGAVQHKVGMDESDTIVAVNTDTDARIRDFSDYFIEGDLFEVLPRLTEAVEAGETALEAEAVADGGEDDD
- a CDS encoding FAD-dependent monooxygenase, coding for MTDEYEHYEAIVVGCGPGGAAAAARLADHGVETLVLERGTEAGSKNVSGGLLYGESSAPYTLADLFDGFREEATERPVTDYYIHNVAGNKVKTYDLTDLHEHDTDWCDAVLRREMDSWLERRVHEKTSETGGGVLTNVRVNGLLEDDGEIVGVTCDELEPITADLIVAADGVNSELAREAGLMDWEEPEEWFQGVKAVVDVDPAAIDDRFDIGSDEGAAHLFSGDLFDDVRGGGFLYTNEDSLSIGTVFHLDSLLEREAEPHELLDALLTHPLLAGWFGNEYDEREYAAKLVPDSKKAAHRSPYRDRLVLVGDAAGQMQAQGPIIKGMNHAVTAGALAADAFAVTRGNADPAAAGRRYTKLLEDSGTMAKLRPRRYDLARAVGEREAVTGAVERVLESPLGSLAVGNPIADRLLERAYNSPFLVSMLPDTKTGYVSLPTLIAEEHGKTIHWGSEIEPPTLEERIGDLTYDTDVGNPHIELLDQSLDASGAAVTACPVSAEDFGGGCYRSEAVKTNGTEETLVSLDTQPCVECGTCAVVADTEWEHPRGGKGVEYREG
- a CDS encoding electron transfer flavoprotein subunit beta/FixA family protein; protein product: MRSIVLTKGVPDFSEGAVSFDEEGHLERGKTPTVMNPNDEFALQAALQTKIRHGGHVSGMSMGPPGYAEVLQGAMETVYTDDSYLLSDRELAASDTWATAITLSAGLETYQEEVADIDIVFAGFKTADGETGQTGPQTCWAMDWPIVTHVVALDIDPDERTLRAKRLVEGDVDEIETVEAPLPCFVVTDPEFEPTYRTASQRLTRKRLRAETEERAADHEEYLTTWDHADLNLDPDYIGLDGSPTIVSSVDPIPKAPSEREATMIDPDAGDGMGEVLEEIQPYAAEAGD
- a CDS encoding cupredoxin domain-containing protein, whose translation is MLQLTGVAASTAVVAGCGGGGNGDDGNGNGNGGGGGETIEPGTQIEFDGQTAGWVGIAPDSIADEENPTITLQEGETYEMGWTTGDGAEHNIAIYDENDEVVDDLATERVTEPGDDQWLEFEASSEMVTYICEVHPTSMVADIEVESGGGGGNGGADNESEGNESMGNETEGNETDGNESMENETESNETEDNESE
- the phoU gene encoding phosphate signaling complex protein PhoU codes for the protein MARKSYQEKLTELREDVLYMSEVVMERLRMGLDALEQKDEDLAQEVIEGDGEINRMYLDLEQDCIDLLALQQPVASDLRFIAASFKIITDLERIADLATNLGEYTMDAEQDLFPDVDVQEMGELTLDMLEDAMMAYDTEDTDRCRELAGRDDDLDEFAERASEIVVRDLIERELDSTDEVERILQDVSRLLLTIRDLERVGDHTVNIAARTLYMVENDDELIY
- a CDS encoding polymer-forming cytoskeletal protein; amino-acid sequence: MAFSRDPLDELVVPDGTEAQERDLVTDGDVLVGARSTVGFGVRGRNVLAGESAEFGGAIEADGDCRLDMWCDVAENVLVGEDAYVGERVHIGGRLKVAGDLDIGDDVEIDEGFEANGWIVIRNPMPTIVFLFVYLKHLLLIGEEDTAQRLVSELVEDDDGDSEAEPLVIPRNATVGDDAWRVSTPATIGDDCRLHGNVRAERIAVGADCNIFGSLRARGDITVGEGTRIHGDVTTREGDVDVAADARVLGDVVCADLELGPDAEIDGTIRADGEITMRTTERDRE